In Synergistaceae bacterium, the genomic window ATATAATGAAGGTAAAATTTGACGAACTCAAAGCAATTACTAAGCAGGCATTCTTAAATCTCGGACTCAGTGAAGAGAATGCAGAAATTTGCGCACACGTTCACTGCTCATCAAGTGCCGACGGAGTCGAGAGTCACGGAATGAACAGAGTCCCCCGTTTTGCTGAATACGTAAAAAAAGGCTGGATTAACGTTAATGCTAAATGCGAACTCGTGAAAGCTAAGGGAGCAGCGGAAAATTATAACGGTCATTTGGGAATCGGAGTAATTAATGCTTTATTCTGTTCAGACAGGGCTATAGCACTCGCAAAGGAACACGGGATCGGACTCGTTTCTCTGAAAAATACTACTCACTGGATGAGGGGCGGCACTTACGCTTGGAAGATGGCCGAGTCAGGTTTTGTCGGAATAAGCTGGATCAGCACAGAAAGCTGTATGCCCATGTGGGGGAGCGATGTCGAGAGCGTCGGCAATAACCCATTTTGTTTAGCAATCCCCCGTGAAGACGGTCAAATTGTCGTCGATATGGCAATGAGTCAATATGCATACGGAAAATTAGGAGTTTACAGGCTCGCAGGTAAGCAATTACCATATCCGGGCGGCTTTGATAAAGAAGGCAATTTAACGACTGATCCCGCAAAAATTGAGGAATCCCGGCGAATCCTTCCCACTGGCTACTGGAAAGGAACGAGTCTTGCTATAGCACTTGATTTAGCGGCCGCAGCAATTTCTAACGGGCTTGTAGGTTCTGACATGGACGGCGAAAATTATAGAGGCAGCTGCACGGGCTGTTCACAAATTTTTATAGCGATTGATCCGTATATGTTCGGGACTCATGACGAGATTCAAGAAAAATTAAACCGCCGAGTCAAAATCGCTGACAGTGCCCACCCGATTGACCCGTCCCGCCCCGTGAAATGTCCCGGAGAAAGCACTATTTTACGCCG contains:
- the yiaK gene encoding 3-dehydro-L-gulonate 2-dehydrogenase, translating into IMKVKFDELKAITKQAFLNLGLSEENAEICAHVHCSSSADGVESHGMNRVPRFAEYVKKGWINVNAKCELVKAKGAAENYNGHLGIGVINALFCSDRAIALAKEHGIGLVSLKNTTHWMRGGTYAWKMAESGFVGISWISTESCMPMWGSDVESVGNNPFCLAIPREDGQIVVDMAMSQYAYGKLGVYRLAGKQLPYPGGFDKEGNLTTDPAKIEESRRILPTGYWKGTSLAIALDLAAAAISNGLVGSDMDGENYRGSCTGCSQIFIAIDPYMFGTHDEIQEKLNRRVKIADSAHPIDPSRPVKCPGESTILRRKKSMSEGVQVDDIIFEQVKALAEGREFAGHIE